The Prochlorococcus marinus CUG1416 genome has a segment encoding these proteins:
- a CDS encoding methyltransferase domain-containing protein, with product MIEMDNKQWNEKIKNNFNDAAYRYLEYSNIQKFFAEKIVKFIKELNPQKKGEWIDLGSGPGLLADEIEKKLSPQKVSRIDFSKKMLLENKLSSKKILWNLNNYLPPEVNNCSLLTSNFCIHWLNNPEKIIKNWFSKLIPGGYLIISYPTKDCFPEWKFTCKKVDIEYSGLNFLCSKELLKDFKSTEIHYSEKFNYLENFKDVYKLFRSIKNVGAQSTNCKRKTVKELKEIQKFWPKNYNNTVNLSWQIEIQIIKKL from the coding sequence ATGATTGAAATGGATAATAAACAATGGAATGAGAAAATAAAAAATAATTTCAATGATGCTGCATATCGGTATTTAGAGTATTCAAATATTCAAAAGTTTTTTGCAGAAAAGATTGTTAAATTTATCAAAGAATTAAATCCTCAAAAAAAAGGTGAATGGATAGATCTAGGATCAGGACCAGGACTATTAGCTGATGAAATAGAAAAAAAATTATCTCCCCAAAAAGTATCCAGAATTGATTTCAGCAAAAAAATGCTTCTTGAGAATAAATTATCTAGTAAAAAAATTTTATGGAATTTGAATAATTATTTACCTCCTGAAGTCAATAATTGTTCTCTATTAACATCTAACTTTTGCATACATTGGTTAAACAACCCAGAAAAGATAATAAAAAATTGGTTTAGTAAATTAATACCTGGAGGTTATTTAATCATTTCATATCCAACAAAAGATTGTTTTCCTGAATGGAAATTTACCTGTAAAAAAGTTGATATTGAATATAGTGGTCTTAATTTCCTTTGCTCTAAAGAATTATTAAAAGATTTCAAATCAACTGAAATACATTATTCAGAAAAGTTTAATTATCTTGAAAATTTTAAAGATGTATATAAGCTTTTTAGAAGCATTAAAAATGTAGGGGCACAATCAACAAATTGTAAACGCAAAACAGTGAAAGAGTTAAAAGAAATTCAAAAGTTTTGGCCAAAGAATTACAATAATACAGTGAACCTTTCATGGCAAATTGAAATTCAAATCATAAAGAAATTATGA
- the bioD gene encoding dethiobiotin synthase: MRSQDSIVKFIICGTDTDIGKTLISSFFVKGLNSFYWKPIQSGIESQTDSQTVKKLAQVSKEKIIKEAYVFTKPLSPHWAAEIDQKTINFDKLKLPKVQGSLIVETAGGLMVPITRDFLQIDQIKQWNLPVILVCKSSLGTLNHTLLSIEALKRRNIEIVGLVVNGEKHLDNPKTLVDFSGIPLIAEFPYIKKMDSNNLDILWKELDIKNKLISILNSKIS; encoded by the coding sequence ATGAGGAGTCAGGATAGTATTGTCAAATTTATAATTTGTGGAACAGATACTGATATTGGAAAAACTTTAATAAGCTCTTTTTTCGTTAAAGGATTAAATTCCTTTTATTGGAAGCCTATTCAAAGTGGTATTGAATCGCAAACCGATAGTCAAACTGTTAAAAAACTTGCACAAGTAAGTAAAGAGAAAATCATTAAAGAAGCTTATGTCTTTACAAAACCTCTATCTCCTCATTGGGCTGCTGAAATAGATCAAAAAACTATTAACTTTGACAAGTTGAAATTGCCAAAAGTGCAAGGCTCATTAATTGTAGAAACTGCAGGTGGATTAATGGTTCCAATAACACGCGATTTTTTGCAAATAGATCAAATAAAACAATGGAATCTTCCGGTAATACTTGTATGTAAGAGCTCACTTGGCACTCTTAACCATACACTGCTTAGTATTGAGGCATTAAAAAGAAGAAATATTGAGATTGTAGGTTTAGTAGTCAATGGCGAAAAACACCTAGATAATCCAAAAACTCTAGTTGATTTTAGTGGTATTCCCTTAATTGCTGAATTTCCTTACATCAAAAAAATGGACTCAAATAATTTAGATATACTATGGAAAGAACTAGACATCAAAAATAAGTTGATCTCAATTTTAAATTCAAAAATAAGTTAA
- the bioA gene encoding adenosylmethionine--8-amino-7-oxononanoate transaminase, producing MKSLDSKTLNQDWHPNIWPPFTQINNSKPQIEVTHGKDALLFTKDPKKDLIDAISSWWVTLHGHSNEYIADAIFDQSKKLEQVIFADFLHPQAKKLAERLSELTKLERLFFSDNGSTAVEVALKIAFQSWQNRGETRTQIVAFDGAYHGDTFGAMALGERNIFNENFDNLMFPVRRVPWPSTWMNDEEVENKENEAIQKLETLLKTPTVAVILEPLVQGAGGMNMVRPQFIKKVSEIIKNNNSLLIADEVLTGFGRCGSLFAFQKAKIIPDLISISKGLTGGFLPMGITLCKEKIFQSFIDDSPRKTFWHGHSFTANPLGCAAANASLDLLEKEPQKYLSFEEKHLSHLIKFKNLPYIKKVRVSGTIAAFDLDIGNKKGYFNNIGKEIKSLAMEQGLFIRPLGNVIYLLPPLCITNDQLEKSYWIIKQILDNL from the coding sequence ATGAAATCTTTGGATTCAAAAACTCTAAATCAAGATTGGCATCCAAATATTTGGCCACCTTTTACACAAATCAATAACAGCAAACCGCAAATAGAAGTTACTCATGGTAAAGATGCCCTCCTATTTACTAAAGATCCTAAGAAAGATCTAATAGATGCAATTAGTAGTTGGTGGGTAACTCTTCATGGTCATAGTAACGAATATATTGCGGATGCGATTTTCGATCAATCAAAAAAACTTGAGCAAGTTATATTTGCTGATTTCTTACATCCACAGGCAAAAAAATTAGCGGAAAGACTTAGTGAATTAACAAAACTAGAAAGATTATTCTTTTCTGATAACGGTTCTACTGCAGTGGAAGTCGCTTTAAAAATTGCCTTCCAATCATGGCAAAATAGAGGAGAGACAAGAACTCAAATAGTAGCTTTTGATGGCGCCTATCATGGTGATACATTTGGAGCAATGGCTTTAGGTGAAAGAAATATTTTTAATGAGAATTTCGATAATCTTATGTTCCCAGTTAGAAGAGTCCCATGGCCTTCAACTTGGATGAACGATGAAGAAGTAGAAAATAAAGAAAATGAGGCGATCCAAAAATTAGAAACTCTACTTAAAACTCCCACAGTTGCAGTAATCCTTGAACCACTTGTTCAAGGAGCAGGTGGGATGAATATGGTTAGGCCTCAGTTTATAAAAAAAGTTTCAGAAATTATAAAAAATAATAATTCTTTGTTAATTGCCGATGAAGTATTGACTGGGTTTGGAAGATGTGGAAGCCTTTTTGCGTTTCAAAAGGCAAAAATCATTCCTGATTTAATAAGTATTTCAAAAGGTTTAACTGGTGGATTTTTACCGATGGGAATAACTTTATGTAAAGAAAAAATTTTTCAATCCTTTATTGATGATTCCCCAAGAAAAACTTTTTGGCATGGACATAGTTTTACTGCTAATCCTTTAGGTTGTGCTGCAGCAAACGCTAGCCTTGATCTATTAGAAAAAGAACCACAAAAATACCTTTCATTTGAAGAAAAACATTTATCTCATTTAATTAAATTTAAGAACTTACCTTATATAAAAAAGGTAAGGGTATCAGGCACAATTGCTGCCTTCGATTTAGATATTGGTAACAAAAAAGGTTATTTCAATAATATTGGGAAAGAAATAAAGAGTCTTGCAATGGAGCAAGGTTTATTTATTAGGCCCCTCGGGAATGTTATTTACCTCTTGCCGCCTCTGTGTATAACCAATGATCAATTAGAAAAAAGTTACTGGATAATAAAGCAAATCTTAGACAATCTTTAG
- a CDS encoding DUF3143 domain-containing protein encodes MILEKKSVNLPKKPINQHSLLSLELWLTDLGAVKDVNNPSKWYLLLSNWNATIIFEQEDLSVIWESEGQETKRLFSYCINREDVENAILQGP; translated from the coding sequence ATGATACTTGAAAAAAAGTCTGTGAATCTCCCTAAAAAACCTATTAACCAACATTCACTTCTATCATTGGAATTGTGGCTAACTGATTTAGGGGCTGTGAAAGATGTTAATAATCCATCTAAATGGTACCTGTTACTTTCTAATTGGAATGCAACTATTATTTTTGAACAAGAAGATTTAAGTGTTATCTGGGAAAGTGAAGGACAAGAAACTAAAAGACTATTTTCCTATTGCATTAATAGAGAAGATGTGGAAAATGCAATACTGCAGGGACCTTAA
- a CDS encoding J domain-containing protein — MKGEISYYKILGVNENASNHELRKAFCKLSIELHPDTTSLEIDDAKSKFQEVLEAYENLNNSNLRKIYDDKLKEKSRIINNNKVLNNLIIDSNNQNLVGNRRPFSNGELFSLFLLFIIISISLIFSIFIASFTGKELETIPSWLIK, encoded by the coding sequence TTGAAAGGAGAAATTTCCTATTACAAAATATTAGGTGTAAATGAAAATGCTTCAAATCATGAATTGAGAAAGGCATTTTGTAAACTTTCTATTGAATTACATCCTGATACAACTTCTTTAGAAATAGACGATGCCAAAAGTAAATTTCAAGAAGTTTTGGAAGCTTATGAAAATTTGAATAATAGTAATTTGAGAAAAATATATGATGATAAACTAAAGGAAAAATCTAGAATTATAAATAATAATAAAGTTTTAAATAATTTAATAATCGATTCAAATAATCAAAATTTAGTAGGGAATAGAAGACCTTTTTCAAATGGGGAATTGTTTTCGTTATTTCTTTTATTTATTATCATTTCTATTAGTTTGATTTTTTCAATTTTTATTGCATCTTTTACAGGCAAAGAATTAGAAACAATCCCAAGCTGGCTAATAAAATGA
- the rsmG gene encoding 16S rRNA (guanine(527)-N(7))-methyltransferase RsmG, giving the protein MRKTKIPEEISSLITEEEIIIFQELQIKIDELNNKTNLTRLIDGDDYWISQVFDSIWPFKIINDINFDNKKFLDIGSGCGFPGLAYAITHPRSEIFLIDSSKKKTDALKILIKSINLRNNIHVINDRIENLAHQSLMRNSFNIATTRAVSNPSTVSEYILPMLKKEGLGILYCGKWNEEESKNLDKTLEILEGKVKEKKMILLPRSKGTRNVILIQPKNFCPEIYPRKVGKPEKNPL; this is encoded by the coding sequence ATGAGAAAAACAAAAATCCCTGAAGAAATATCTTCCTTAATAACTGAAGAAGAAATAATTATCTTTCAAGAATTACAAATAAAAATTGACGAATTAAATAATAAAACCAATTTAACAAGATTAATTGATGGGGATGATTATTGGATATCTCAAGTTTTTGACAGCATTTGGCCGTTTAAAATAATTAACGATATTAACTTTGATAATAAAAAATTTTTAGATATTGGTTCTGGCTGTGGCTTCCCTGGTTTAGCTTATGCCATAACTCATCCAAGATCAGAAATATTCCTGATTGATTCTTCAAAAAAGAAAACGGATGCACTAAAAATCTTAATAAAATCAATTAATTTGAGAAACAATATTCATGTAATCAATGACCGTATTGAAAACTTAGCCCATCAATCTTTGATGAGAAATAGTTTCAATATAGCTACCACTAGAGCGGTTAGTAATCCATCAACAGTTTCAGAATACATACTACCAATGTTAAAAAAAGAAGGGTTAGGAATTTTATATTGTGGCAAATGGAATGAAGAAGAAAGTAAAAATCTGGATAAAACTTTAGAAATATTAGAAGGTAAAGTTAAAGAAAAAAAGATGATTTTGTTACCAAGAAGTAAAGGCACCCGAAATGTTATTCTTATTCAGCCAAAAAACTTTTGCCCTGAAATTTATCCAAGAAAAGTTGGCAAACCAGAGAAGAATCCATTATGA
- a CDS encoding aldo/keto reductase codes for MKYRRFGRTNLKIPVLSLGGMRFQKSWDQLDSSEISYEEQNKVEIILNQANKYGFSHIETAKYYGTSEVQLGMGFKNMKKIPNIIQTKIPPNSNPEIFERDVLTSIEKLKVKKIDLLAIHGINTAEHLHQAIRYGGCIDILRNLQKENLIGSIGFSTHGKSSLIEKAISTNLFDYVNLHWYFINQENTTVIDLANKYDLGVFIISPTDKGGHLHTPSTKMLELCSPLHPIVFNDLFCLRNKNVHTLSVGIAKEADFDLHLEAVSLLSESEYYIPNIINRLMQESINTLGLEWYQNWNINLPSWEQVPGNINIRVLLWLSNLIDWLDMEGFARARYQLLGNGSHWFPGCNANLIDVDVSEGQLLKVLEGHINPKKVIKKLRTLKEKFGDNVTERLSKK; via the coding sequence ATGAAATATCGTAGATTTGGTCGAACCAATCTGAAGATTCCTGTTTTATCTCTGGGTGGTATGAGATTTCAAAAAAGTTGGGATCAATTAGACTCTTCTGAGATTTCATATGAAGAACAAAATAAAGTAGAAATTATATTAAATCAGGCAAACAAATATGGCTTCAGTCATATAGAAACTGCTAAGTACTATGGTACTTCTGAGGTGCAATTAGGGATGGGTTTTAAGAATATGAAGAAAATCCCAAACATTATTCAAACAAAGATTCCTCCAAATAGTAATCCGGAAATCTTTGAGAGAGATGTTTTGACAAGTATTGAAAAATTGAAAGTTAAAAAAATTGATTTATTAGCAATACATGGCATTAATACCGCTGAACATTTACATCAAGCTATTAGATATGGAGGTTGTATTGACATTTTGAGGAATTTGCAAAAAGAAAATTTAATTGGATCTATTGGATTTTCGACCCATGGAAAATCTTCACTCATAGAGAAGGCCATATCAACAAACTTATTTGATTATGTGAATTTGCACTGGTATTTCATCAATCAAGAAAATACAACAGTTATCGATTTAGCAAATAAGTATGATCTTGGGGTTTTCATAATTAGTCCTACTGATAAAGGGGGACATCTTCATACTCCCTCAACAAAAATGTTGGAACTTTGTAGTCCACTTCATCCTATTGTTTTTAATGATCTTTTTTGCTTAAGGAATAAAAACGTCCATACTCTTAGTGTGGGCATTGCAAAAGAGGCAGATTTTGATCTTCATTTAGAGGCGGTCTCTTTGTTATCAGAATCTGAGTATTATATTCCAAATATAATAAACAGATTAATGCAGGAATCAATTAATACTTTAGGTTTAGAGTGGTATCAAAATTGGAATATAAATTTACCTAGTTGGGAACAAGTACCAGGAAATATTAATATTCGCGTTCTGCTTTGGCTTTCAAATTTAATAGATTGGTTAGATATGGAAGGATTCGCAAGAGCTAGATATCAATTGCTTGGTAATGGAAGTCACTGGTTCCCAGGATGTAATGCTAATTTAATAGACGTGGATGTTTCTGAAGGACAATTATTGAAAGTTTTAGAAGGCCATATAAATCCAAAAAAAGTTATAAAAAAATTAAGAACTTTAAAAGAAAAGTTTGGAGATAATGTCACTGAAAGATTGTCAAAAAAATAA
- a CDS encoding ferredoxin, whose translation MDFPDPFDNFEENVEITGWEPVLGGQLAEKAVWVDEAKCIGCKYCVHVASNTFMVDEFHGRSRAIRQDGDSVDVIQEAIDTCPVDCINWVKFEELDDLENSLDRDMFQSFGKPPRMNKH comes from the coding sequence ATGGATTTTCCTGATCCATTTGATAATTTTGAGGAAAATGTCGAGATTACAGGCTGGGAGCCTGTTTTAGGTGGTCAGTTAGCCGAAAAAGCTGTATGGGTTGATGAGGCTAAATGTATTGGTTGTAAATACTGCGTACACGTTGCTTCAAACACTTTCATGGTTGATGAATTTCATGGAAGAAGTCGAGCTATTAGACAAGATGGAGATAGTGTTGATGTTATACAAGAAGCAATAGACACATGCCCTGTTGACTGCATTAATTGGGTGAAGTTTGAAGAATTAGATGATTTAGAGAATAGTCTCGATAGGGATATGTTTCAATCATTTGGAAAACCACCAAGAATGAATAAGCATTAA
- a CDS encoding DUF1257 domain-containing protein has product MSHFSTIKTQLKEAEPLIKALNNLGYNINQEQKFVKGYRGKFTAVDISLNLAGDTKVGFKWDNNSNAYELVTDLDLWKFELPVERFISKVTQMYAYQTIISKTQEDGYQIVEQKNKNDGSIELVLTKWDN; this is encoded by the coding sequence ATGTCACATTTTAGTACGATTAAAACGCAGCTCAAAGAAGCGGAGCCATTAATTAAGGCCTTAAATAATCTTGGTTATAATATTAATCAAGAACAAAAGTTTGTTAAAGGCTATAGGGGTAAATTTACAGCTGTTGATATAAGTCTGAATTTAGCTGGGGATACTAAAGTTGGATTTAAATGGGACAATAATTCAAATGCATATGAATTAGTTACTGATCTTGATCTATGGAAATTTGAGCTGCCAGTAGAAAGATTTATTTCTAAAGTTACTCAAATGTATGCTTACCAAACAATTATTTCCAAAACACAAGAGGACGGTTATCAAATTGTGGAACAAAAAAACAAAAATGATGGTTCTATTGAATTGGTTTTAACCAAGTGGGATAACTAA
- a CDS encoding DUF2997 domain-containing protein — MPQKTLRFKIHQDGRVEETVEGFTGNSCNEATKNLEDALGKVTVKNKTSDAFISDQNENLNQLNTESNVTF; from the coding sequence ATGCCTCAAAAAACATTGAGATTCAAAATTCATCAAGACGGAAGAGTTGAAGAGACTGTCGAAGGATTCACTGGTAATTCATGTAATGAAGCTACAAAAAATCTTGAAGATGCTCTAGGTAAAGTAACAGTCAAGAATAAAACATCTGATGCTTTCATCTCTGATCAAAATGAAAACTTAAACCAACTTAATACCGAATCTAATGTCACATTTTAG
- a CDS encoding HEAT repeat domain-containing protein → MTKNKDPNKESLAEIAVDPDVLARELALELEMDPLEQIDKDAFSKGLNITQECNEALKMLKGNREERIQGLRVFCEYRDQRSFPFLLPLLDQPCPVERMSAVYALGRNPCPSAVQKLVSLLETDDNAYVRRATAWSLANYDNQIVLEPLINALKNDVAAVRLWSSSSLAEIGNVSFENAQLAAEQLLISLKIDNESGVRSNCIWSLSRLYEKLNNSFQEIFIDECTKIALFDKEPSVMEEAKTALDSMGMQGFYN, encoded by the coding sequence ATGACAAAAAATAAGGATCCTAATAAAGAAAGCTTAGCTGAAATTGCTGTTGATCCAGATGTTTTAGCTAGGGAATTGGCTTTAGAGCTTGAAATGGATCCTTTAGAACAAATTGATAAGGATGCCTTTTCAAAAGGTTTAAATATAACTCAAGAATGCAATGAAGCTTTAAAAATGCTTAAAGGCAACAGAGAAGAAAGAATTCAAGGCCTAAGAGTATTTTGTGAGTATAGAGATCAAAGATCTTTCCCCTTCTTGTTACCATTACTTGACCAACCCTGTCCTGTTGAAAGAATGAGTGCTGTATATGCTTTAGGTCGTAATCCATGCCCTAGCGCAGTCCAGAAACTTGTCAGTCTTTTGGAAACTGATGATAATGCTTATGTCAGAAGAGCTACTGCATGGAGTTTAGCTAATTATGATAATCAAATTGTTTTAGAGCCATTAATAAATGCTTTAAAGAATGATGTGGCTGCAGTAAGGTTATGGTCATCCAGTTCTTTAGCCGAAATTGGGAATGTTTCTTTTGAAAATGCTCAATTAGCAGCAGAACAACTTTTAATAAGTTTAAAAATTGATAATGAGTCAGGAGTTAGAAGTAATTGTATTTGGTCATTGTCTAGGTTGTACGAAAAATTAAACAATTCATTTCAAGAGATTTTTATTGATGAATGTACCAAGATAGCCCTTTTTGATAAAGAGCCCTCAGTCATGGAAGAAGCAAAAACTGCCTTGGATTCTATGGGCATGCAAGGTTTTTATAATTAA
- the rlmN gene encoding 23S rRNA (adenine(2503)-C(2))-methyltransferase RlmN, protein MKNLLGSSVEELENLALNYGQAAFRGRQIYNWIYNYRNKKKNIEQIEVLPLDFRKKLRVDGFKVSELSFQEKNLANDGTLKLLLSTVDEESIECVGIPTEKRLTACLSTQVGCPMDCKFCATGKEGLKRSLKSSEILDQILFIENEMNRKVTNIVFMGMGEPLLNIDELLLSIRSINEDFQISQRKITVSTVAVPKMINKLSEKSFQLLGKCQFTLAISLHASNQKIREMIIPSAKNYDIKNIIEDCRKFVRDTGRRVSFEYLMLSGVNDTLDNASELSNLLRGFQCHVNLIQYNSIDEVEFKRASLKNLELFQSRLFNHGIAVSFRKSRGLDKNAACGQLRQNARNK, encoded by the coding sequence TTGAAAAATCTTCTTGGAAGTAGTGTTGAGGAATTAGAAAATTTAGCTTTAAATTATGGTCAAGCTGCTTTCAGAGGTCGCCAAATCTATAATTGGATTTATAACTATAGAAATAAGAAGAAAAATATTGAGCAAATAGAAGTATTACCTTTGGACTTTAGAAAAAAGTTACGGGTTGATGGTTTTAAAGTGAGCGAACTTAGTTTTCAAGAAAAGAACTTGGCTAATGATGGCACCCTAAAGTTGTTACTTTCTACAGTTGACGAAGAAAGTATTGAGTGCGTTGGCATACCAACTGAAAAAAGACTTACTGCATGTCTTTCAACTCAAGTTGGATGCCCTATGGACTGTAAATTTTGTGCAACTGGGAAAGAGGGTTTGAAGCGATCTTTAAAATCTAGTGAAATATTAGATCAAATTTTATTTATTGAAAATGAAATGAATAGAAAAGTGACTAATATTGTTTTTATGGGCATGGGTGAACCTTTATTGAATATTGATGAATTGCTTTTGTCAATTAGATCTATAAATGAGGATTTTCAGATTAGTCAGAGAAAGATAACTGTAAGTACAGTTGCTGTTCCAAAAATGATTAATAAATTATCAGAAAAGTCTTTTCAGCTTTTAGGCAAGTGTCAATTTACATTAGCAATAAGCCTACATGCTTCAAATCAAAAAATAAGAGAAATGATAATACCAAGTGCAAAAAATTATGATATCAAAAATATAATTGAAGATTGTAGGAAATTTGTAAGAGATACTGGTCGGAGGGTAAGTTTTGAATATTTAATGCTAAGTGGTGTTAATGATACTTTAGACAATGCTAGTGAATTGAGTAATTTGCTAAGAGGCTTTCAATGTCATGTAAATTTAATACAGTACAACTCAATTGATGAGGTCGAATTTAAACGAGCTTCTCTAAAAAATCTTGAATTATTTCAATCTAGACTTTTTAATCATGGCATTGCTGTTAGCTTTCGGAAAAGTAGAGGACTTGATAAAAATGCTGCATGTGGTCAGTTAAGACAAAATGCAAGAAATAAATAA
- a CDS encoding high light inducible protein, with protein MIKPEILPKRKLPRYGFHFYNERLNGRMAMLGFVALILTEFFLKHGLLLW; from the coding sequence ATGATTAAGCCAGAGATTCTCCCAAAAAGAAAATTACCTCGTTACGGTTTCCATTTCTATAATGAAAGACTTAATGGCAGAATGGCCATGCTTGGATTTGTTGCGCTAATTCTTACAGAATTTTTCCTAAAACACGGTTTGCTGTTATGGTGA